The Methanobrevibacter sp. TMH8 DNA segment GGTGGGATTAATACTAGATATTCATTAGTTAATATTGAAATTACAGCCGAACCTTCAAAAGCAGATGATGTTGTTGAATATTTGCATTCTAATGATATTGTTGTCAAATCAGTAAATGGTTCTGTTGAAGATGCAATAAATAATACAAAAAATTCTATGGTTGATAATAATATTGTTATATTACTATCTGGAGTTTTTGGAGTCATATTAGCTTTAATTAGTATATTTTTCGATAAAATTCGAGATGGAATTAAAAAATTTATTAAAAAAATTAAAGAAAGATAGACATGAAAGTAGCTGTTTTATTTTCCGGTGGAAAAGATAGTACAATGGCATGTTATGAAGCCATTAATAATGGAGATGAGATTGCATATTTATTATCAATAGAATCTAAAAATAAAGAGTCTTATATGTTCCATGTTCCTAATATACATCTTACAGAGTTAATTGCAGAAGCTATTGATATTCCTATTATTAAAGCTAAAACTCATGGAATTAAAGAAAAAGAAGTGGATGACCTTAAATATAATTTATCAATTCTTAAAGATAAGGGTATTGAAGGTATTTATACTGGAGCACTTTATTCTGTTTATCAAAAATCTAGAATAGACAAAATTTGTGAAGATTTAGGTCTTAAATCTATTTCTCCATTGTGGAATGTTAATGAAGAAGAATATATGAATAGAATTATTGATTTAGGTTTTGAAA contains these protein-coding regions:
- a CDS encoding TIGR00289 family protein produces the protein MKVAVLFSGGKDSTMACYEAINNGDEIAYLLSIESKNKESYMFHVPNIHLTELIAEAIDIPIIKAKTHGIKEKEVDDLKYNLSILKDKGIEGIYTGALYSVYQKSRIDKICEDLGLKSISPLWNVNEEEYMNRIIDLGFEIIISGVFAYGLDESWLGKKIDKNLIEDLKTIKEKYGINIAFEGGEAETLAINGPIFKKKIKIDEAEIIWNVDNGIYNIKKASLVDK